A window from Balearica regulorum gibbericeps isolate bBalReg1 chromosome 1, bBalReg1.pri, whole genome shotgun sequence encodes these proteins:
- the MLF2 gene encoding myeloid leukemia factor 2 isoform X1 has translation MFRLMRDGEPEDPMFAMDPFAIHRQHMNRMLSGSFGFGPLLGITDGTTPGARQAGRRMQAGAVSPFGMLGMAGGFIDMFGMMNDMIGNMEHMTSGANCQTFTSSTVISYSNLGDGPKVYQETSEMRSAPGGIRETRRTVRDSDSGLEQMSIGHHIRERAHIMQRSRNHRTGDQEERQDYINMDESDAAAFDDEWRRETSRFRPQRGLDYRRHEGSSGRRAEGTRLAIQGPEDSPSRQSRRYDW, from the exons GGACCCTTTTGCCATCCACCGGCAGCACATGAACCGCATGCTTTCTGGAAGTTTTGGGTTCGGCCCGCTCCTTGGCATCACTGATGGGACCACACCTGGGGCTCGCCAGGCTGGCCGTAGGATGCAG gcaggagctgttTCACCCTTCGGGATGCTTGGCATG gCAGGTGGCTTTATAGATATGTTTGGGATGATGAACGACATGATTGGAAACATG GAGCATATGACAAGTGGTGCTAACTGCCAGACATTTACCTCGTCAACTGTCATCTCCTATTCCAACCTGGGTGACGGGCCCAAAGTCTATCAAGAGACCTCAGAGATGCGTTCAGCACCTGGTGGG ATCCGTGAGACTAGACGGACCGTAAGGGACTCAGACAGTGGCTTGGAACAAATGTCGATTGGACACCACATCAGGGAGCGGGCCCACATCATGCAGCGGTCACGGAACCACCGCACAGGTGAccaggaggagaggcaggactACATCAACATGGATGAAA GTGATGCAGCCGCATTTGATGATGAGTGGAGGCGAGAGACATCCCGTTTCCGGCCACAGCGGGGGCTGGATTACCGACGTCATGAAGGCAGCAGTGGCCGTCGGGCTGAAGGGACTCGTCTTGCGATCCAGGGCCCTGAGGATTCTCCCTCCAGACAGTCCCGTCGGTACGACTGGTGA